The following nucleotide sequence is from Rubrobacter radiotolerans DSM 5868.
TTCTCGAAGACCGCGATCTCGTACGACGAACGCGGGACCTCCGTCGGGAACCCGCCGGGCTTCGTCGGGCAGAGCGGGCAGTACTCGGCGGGCGGGAGAAAGGTCCTCTCCTGCCGGTGCGTCGCGTAGGCGACCCACTCCCCGCGCGTCGGGTCGAGGCGCAACTGGTTCAAGAGGACTCCCGCTCTCCGTTCTCCGGCGCTTCTTCCGGCTCATCCGGAGAGGTGGAGGAGTAGAGGATCACGTACCTCCCGTCGTCCCGGACGACCTCCTCCTTCTCCATGCCTGCGGCCTCGTCCCCGGTCAAGAGCGTTCGCCTCCGGCGGTCTCTGTTCCGTCTTCGAGGCCGTTTCTCTCGATGACCTCCCGGTACCAGCGGGCGCTCGCCTTCGGGGTGCGCTTGCCGGTCGGGTAGTCGACGTAGACGAGTCCGAAGCGCTTCGAGTAGCCCTCGGCCCACTCGAAGTTGTCGAGGAGCGACCAGACCATGTAGCCCCGGAGGTCCACGCCCCGGGACATCGCCTCCCGCGCCGCGCGGAAGTGCGAGTCGAGGTACTCGATGCGCTCCCCATCGCGGACCTCGCCGTCCGGAGCGGCGTAGTCGTGTACGGCGATGCCGCTCTCGGTTACGTAGATCCGCCCCACCCCGTACTCCTCGTGAAGCCGGACGAGAAGCTCCGTCAGACCTCCCGCGTCGACCGGCCAGCCCATCGCGGTCCTCCTCGCGTCGTGGGGGATAACGATCCTCGCCCCGACGCTCGGGAAGTCGGCCTTCTCCGAACCGTCCTCCCGGACGGTGTGGCGCATGTAGTAGTTGACCCCGAGGAAGTCCACGGGGGCGCTGATCCTCTGGAGGTCCCCGTCCCGGACAAAGCCGAAGTCGCTCGTCTTTCGGTAGTGCTCCGCCATGTCGGGGGGGTACTCGCCCCGGAAGAGCGGGTCGAGGTAGAGACGGTTGACGTTGCCGTCGGTCCTGCGGGCGGCCTCGGCGTCGCGGTCTCTTGAAGGGCTCACGGGCGAGAGGCTGAGCGTTACCCCGAGCCGGTTCCCCTCCCGGCCGCCGTCGCGCATCCGCTCCAGGGCGAGGCCGTGCCCGAGAAGGAGGTGGTGCGTTGCAAGGAGGGCCTCTTCGGTGCTCTTGCGGCCCGGGGCGTGGACCCCGGCCTCGTGGCCGAACCAGGAGGCGACCCAGGGTTCGTTGAGGGTGATCCAGAACGCCACCTCGTCGGCGAGCGCCTCGTAGACGAGACCGGCGTACTCGGCGAAGCGCTCTGCCGTCTCCCGGACCGTCCAGCCGCCCCGGTCTTCGAGGGCCTGCGGAAGGTCCCAGTGATACAGCGTGAGCATCGGCTCGATGCCGCGCTCGCGCAGGCCGCTCACGAGCCGCCGGTAGAAGTCGAGTCCCTTCTCGTTCACGGGACCACGCCCGTCGGGCTGGATGCGCGGCCAGGCTACGGAGAAGCGGTACGCCTTCAGGCCGAGGTCGGCCATGAGGTCGAGGTCCTCGTCGAGACGATGGTAGTGGTCACAGGCAACGTCGCCCGTGTCGCCCCGGTAGACCTTTCCGGGCGTGTGGCTGAAGGTGTCCCAGATCGACGGCGCGCGTCCGTCCTCATCGGCCGCGCCCTCGATCTGGTACGACGCGGTCGCCGCGCCCCACAGGAACCCCTCGGGGAAGTCCATGCCGTCTCCTCCTCCTTCTTCTCTGGCCTCAGCCCTTCACTTTAGAGGAGAGGATGCCGGGCGGCAGGAGGTTCTCGTGGGCGGAGATCATGTCATCCACGAGCGAGCGGATCTCGGCCATCGAGAGGACGCTCGCGGCGTGCCGGTCGAGCATCGCCGCGTGGTAGACATGCTCACGCTCCCCCTCCAGCGCGGCCCGGACGGTGAGGTTCTGCACGGCGGTGTGCGGCCCGCAGGTCGCAGCGAGCTGCGGCGGGAGCGCACCGACGCGCACCGGCCGGAGCCCGACCGCGTCCACGAGGGCCGGGACCTCGACGCAGGCGCCGTCCGGCAGGTTCGTCACGAGGCCCGTGTTCCTGACGTTCGCGTAGACCCGGCGCGGCGTGTCCGTAACGGTCGAGTGGATTATGAGCGAGCCGTACTCGACGCTCCGCTCCAGGGCGAAGGAGCCGCCGTTCAGAAGCTTCTCCCGCGTCTTCCGGTAGAGTTCGAGGTTCTCCTCGCTGCGCCGGATGTAGTCGTCTACGGGGATATCGAACTCTTCGATAAGACGCTCGTCCTTCAGGAAGTACGGCGTGTACTCGGCGTTGTGTTCGCTCGACTCGGTGACAAAGTAGCCGAAGTTCCGCATCAGCTCGAAGCGGACCCGGTCCTTTGAGTAGATCTCGGGGTCCTCCATCGCTCTGAAGAGACGCGGGTAGACGTCCTCGCCCCCGACCTCCAGGCGCGTCATCCAGGCGATGTGGTTTATCCCGGCGCACTCATAGACGAGGTCTTCCGGCTCGACGCCGATGTAGGAGCTGATCTCCTGCGCCGTGTACGGGACGCTGTGGCAGAGCCCGACGC
It contains:
- a CDS encoding GH1 family beta-glucosidase, with the protein product MDFPEGFLWGAATASYQIEGAADEDGRAPSIWDTFSHTPGKVYRGDTGDVACDHYHRLDEDLDLMADLGLKAYRFSVAWPRIQPDGRGPVNEKGLDFYRRLVSGLRERGIEPMLTLYHWDLPQALEDRGGWTVRETAERFAEYAGLVYEALADEVAFWITLNEPWVASWFGHEAGVHAPGRKSTEEALLATHHLLLGHGLALERMRDGGREGNRLGVTLSLSPVSPSRDRDAEAARRTDGNVNRLYLDPLFRGEYPPDMAEHYRKTSDFGFVRDGDLQRISAPVDFLGVNYYMRHTVREDGSEKADFPSVGARIVIPHDARRTAMGWPVDAGGLTELLVRLHEEYGVGRIYVTESGIAVHDYAAPDGEVRDGERIEYLDSHFRAAREAMSRGVDLRGYMVWSLLDNFEWAEGYSKRFGLVYVDYPTGKRTPKASARWYREVIERNGLEDGTETAGGERS
- a CDS encoding alpha-glucosidase/alpha-galactosidase, producing MVRIATASHPPKIAFVGAGSVVFTKNLLTDILSFGKLHGARISLHDIDYERLETAGMMARWTSDVLGARADVTEHLDRRGALEGADFVINAVQIGMHEATLTDFEVPRKYGLKQTIADSMGIGGIFRGLRTIPFMLDLADDMREVCPDALLLNYTNPMSILMEALYTARPEIKSVGLCHSVPYTAQEISSYIGVEPEDLVYECAGINHIAWMTRLEVGGEDVYPRLFRAMEDPEIYSKDRVRFELMRNFGYFVTESSEHNAEYTPYFLKDERLIEEFDIPVDDYIRRSEENLELYRKTREKLLNGGSFALERSVEYGSLIIHSTVTDTPRRVYANVRNTGLVTNLPDGACVEVPALVDAVGLRPVRVGALPPQLAATCGPHTAVQNLTVRAALEGEREHVYHAAMLDRHAASVLSMAEIRSLVDDMISAHENLLPPGILSSKVKG